The Solanum lycopersicum chromosome 8, SLM_r2.1 DNA segment TTTTTTGTACAAGGCATCTAAGTTCTCTGATGCTATACAAATATTCATGAAAGACACGACATGTTGATTCGCCGTCCATGTAGGTTTAGTGGGAAAGCAAGCCAATGTAACCTTCTGATATACATAACGTTCATTACCAACTTCATTGAGGAACCTAGAACATAATTAAACACTAACTAAATCTTCTAGAGAGTAGGAAGCAACCCTTTCAACGATAAGAATTACTAGTTCAGTCAGGAGGGATTCGAAGAGGTTTGAACTAGTTGAAGCAATTTTTcataatgaagaagaagagaagaggagAAGACAACTTTTCACTTATCTCTCCCTTCTTGTGTTCTTATAAAGGCCAACAATTTTGAAATATTGCAAGACATGACTTTTCAACAGAGTgaactaaaaattcataattattaattgtatatgttgattcgtctgtagcaacatttattacatatattgccacatttaatatatttaaaagcaCAGTCCcacgtaatcattatttaaaagtatatattgctacagatgattatatgtagcaacatttgagtcatatgttgctacagatgattatattTAGCAACATTCGTCCGtcacaacatgtggcatatgttgaTACAGCTGATTtgtctgtagcaacatttattgcatatgtttccacatctaatatatctaaaagcatagtcgtaatcattatttaaaagtatatgttgcTATGAAtcattatatgtagcaacatttgagtcatatgttgctactgatgattatatgtagcaacattcgTCCGTCACAACATATAGAATATATTGATACAACTGATATATATGTAACAACATTTATTGCATATGTTTCCacatctaatatatctaaaagcaAAGTCCcacgtaatcattatttaaaagtagaTGTTGCTACCGATGATTATATGAAGCAACATTCGTCCGTAACAACATGTGGCATAAGTTGCTACAACTGACATATCTGTATCAACATTTATTGCATATGTTACCacatctaatatatctaaaagcacagtcataatcattatttaaaaatatatgttgctacaggtgattatatgtagcaacacttgagtcatatgttgctacagatgattatatgtattaACATTCGTCCGtcacaacatgtggcatatgttgctacagctgatatatctgtagcaacatttattgcatatgttgccacatctaatatatctaaaagaACAGTCCcacgtaatcattatttaaaagtagaTGTTGCTATGGATTATTATATGTAGCAaaatttgagtcatatgttgctacaaatgattatatgttgcaacattcATCCGtcacaacatgtggcatatgttgctacagctaatatatctgtagcaacatttattgcatatattgccacatctaatatatctaaaagcacagtcgtaatcattatttaaaagtatatgttgcTATAGATAATCATAAGTAGCAATATTTGAGTCTGTAGTAGCAACATTCGTCCATCACAACATGTCgaatatgttgctacatataatcatctaagacaacatatacttttaaataatgattatgttGGAGTGtgattttagatatattatatgtggcaacatattggtcatatgttgctacaagtGAAAcacaacatgtggcatatgttgctacagatgattcacatgtagcaacatttgttgcatatgttgccacatctagtatatcctgtagcaacatttgacaTGTGTTGACACAGAAACAAAGAAGAGCAACAAATCACGCATTGGGGCAtttctaaataatatatatagagatCATCCTCAAATAATAAAGAATGttcattaaaattcaacaaCACGATGCTTAACACTTCTTATGAGGCATTTCGATTTGGGCATGTAGTTTTTTTGTGGCCAAAGTCCCAACATACTGAacacttattttttcttgttggaaATGATTCACTAACTTCACGCCGTCTCTTATATGCCCTTCTTCCGGGTTTACTTGGATCAACATATGGAGGAGGTATTACTCTCTGTGTGATATCCAAAGGGACAACCAAGAATCTTCAGTTGGCACCAGGTGAGTTTCTTTACAATATGccattatgtatttttccacTTAATAATATGGAGAGGAGTACAAGTAAATCTGATATCCAAAATCATCAACATGTTGGCATAGAATCGCTGCCATGGCATGTGGACAAGGTATTTtgtccaaataaaaaattctacaaGTACAAGTTCTTCTTTGCAGATCCACAGTAGCAACATCTCCATGACCAGTGACACTGAACTTGTAGTTAGCGATTTGATGGGCCAACAACTTTTTGCCCGCGTTGACATACTCTTATATGCCTTTTTCAATTGAAGGAAAAAATCTATTTGCGGAGTGCACCAATTCCACACGCCTCTGGTGAAATAACAATGCAAATCTcctgtttatttcatcaaatagagaGACAATGGGAAATTCTCTTTCAACATCAAACATAGCATTACCGATTCCGTGATGTTTGACGTCATAATGTTATATCTGCACAACAATagataaaaatcaaacaaaacacacaaagtaaaaataaactcaattgaGATGGTACCTATTTCCTGGGAAAAATGCCCTACTCCATGTGTGAAATTCAATATGTTCAAGAGCTTCAACAGCCTTTGGTACCAAATCtcttatttgattgaaattgtCATTGAACTCACATATATCGTACGCCTTTGCTGCTTTATAAAAATGGGAAACTACCTTTGAATTGTGAAAGTTATTTCGAACATTTTCCCCAAGGTGTCTCATGCAACATTCATAATGAGATGCAGGATAGATTCTCGAAACCATCTTTCGAATACTTGGATGCCTATCAAATATAATGCACAGCTCATCGGTATCATCTAAAGAGCTtctcatattttgaaaaaaatattcatatgaggCATCACAGTTATTGTCCATGACACAGAAAGCCACTGAAAATATATGATTCTCGGCATTTTGTGCCACCGCCGATAGTAGAACTCCTCCATACTTTCTCATAAGAAATGTACCATCAACGGCTATTActtttctcatttcttgaaaACCAATTATCCAAGCAGCATATGATACAAAGAAGTACTGGAACCTCCCATTTTCATCTAGCGACAATGTCATCTTGCTTCCTGGATTTGTAACTTAAAGCATTATCGATACGCATTAAGAACTGCATACCGTGCTCATATGTTATCCTAACATTAGACTTAGCATGATCCATGCCCTTATAAATCTTCCAATAGCTTACCTTACAATCCAATTCTGTGTGGAGTTGATTTGACATGTCTCTTGTGGATGGGCCTTTGCCAGTGGGAAACCTATTTTCAAAGTACTTACTTATGACTTTTACCGTGGCGTGGGGATTATGGCTTGTAAGATGCTCTGAACCACACGTATGGTACTTTTCATAGATTCTAATGGCAAACCTTTCACTACTTGTAAATTTCACATCCCACAACCACCAATTGGAATCCGGATATGAACATTTAAAGGAAAATCATTACTAGAATTGATCACCTTTTTCGGTCTAAAATCTTttttcaagcaagcaattttcaaTGAATTTGCCAGTTCTTGCTTGTTCTTGAAGGTCATTCCCTTATAAAATCCTGTTTGATCATCTCTAACATTATTCACACGTGATGTTTGAGAAGCACATGGATTGTTGCTGCCAACTATAGGTGTGGGAGGAAACTTGATCTCAAGGTTCGACCCTTCAGCTTGGGCTTCACCtcaccttcaccttcaccttcaccttcacctATTCCAATTTCATCATCAGGATTATTAATGTCCACAGGATAAAATACATCATTAAACATATCTTATTGGCCTTGGTCTACATTATGATCCTCCTCGATAGGAGTTTCTTCCAAGTAGACTATTAATATTGACGGTTTCTTTGTTCCTCCCAAATAAACACTCAAACTAGATTGATCAGTTATTCTAAAAGGTAAAACCTtctcattatgaaaaaaatgaggAATGTAACTCATGACAAGATCTTGTGGTTTACAATTGTATCTAGACTTTTGCATAACTAAATTAAAGAACTCATCATACAAAATGTTTCTTTCAACATTCATCCCTACTGAATCGATCGTCTCCTCGTATTTTACTATCCTCCCAACACCATATGAATCGATTTTTCTTCTCGACCCATTCACCACGACAATCAATCCCTACAAATAATGACATTGTAcctgaagaaaataattaaaaaaaacaactactaattattaaaaataagctatgtagcaacatatgactattctgtggCGATATTTGATTCATATGTTGCTATCTATGACTTTTCTATTgtcaaaaataaatcacatgttgctacaatttttagttatataatatgtagcaacatatgactattctattgcgagatgtaagtcatatgttgctacatatgattgttctgttgtgaaaaataaatcaacatgtTGATACATTTTgtagttatatcatatgtagcaacatatgactattctgttgtgagatgtaagtcatatgttgctacatttgactgttctgttgtgaaaaataaatcgcATCCTAatacattttttagttatatcatatatagcaacatatgactattctgttgtGATATGTAAACCATAAGTGGCTACATATGACTATtttgttgagaaaaaaatatcacatgcagttacattttttagttatatcatatgtagcaacatatgacttttatgttgcgagatgtaagtcatatgttgctaaatatgactgttctgttgtgaaaaataaatcatctGTTGCtacatttatttgttatatcatatgtatcAACATATGACTATTTTGTTGCGAGATTAactcatatgttgctacatatgactgttatgttgtgaaaataaattacatgtttcaacatatgactattctgttgtgagatgtaagtcatatgtcacgacccaaatcgggccgcgactggcacccacacttaccctcctatatgagcgaaccaatcCATACATAacccaacatttcaatataataacacaacataatgtggaagacttaaactcattaatgaaaatcaattaacaacttctaaaatttatcaattaatatccccaaaatctggaagtcatcatcacaagaacatctatcctcgaattactaagactaagagtatctaagaaactaaacataaataaagagctagtccatgccggaacttcaaggcatcaagacatgaagaagaagatccagtccaagctagaagctttatctcaccctgaaatccggtgtaatgaagactggctagagttgcggttgagttgaagacgacggcacgtttgctgcactccacaaataacaagaaagaacatacaagtaggggtcagtacaaaacacgggtactgagtagataacatcggccaactcaaaatagaaaacagtatatatcagatcatatcataaatcaactacaatactcaatctgtagcaacaacatgtacaagaatctttgataaataacgtcaagtacactcatgaggactcaagcctccatatcatactcatttgggaaatatgttcattaagttgagtatattaacatctttcaagattcattatctttattcctctcgtgtcggtacgtgacactccgatcctcatcatactatcctggtgtcggaacgtgacactccgatcccctaatactgtgtgtcggaacgtgacactttgatcccctaattctacgtgtcagttcatgacacccgatcccctaattctacgtgtcgattcgtgacacccgatcccctagttctacgtgtcggttcgtgacacccgatcccctagttctacgtgtcggttcgtgacacccgatcccctagttctacgtgtcggttcgtgacacccgatcccctaatctcattcttgttaattcatcaagccttctctcatactaaggcatcatcaatctcattactttagttcatcaagccttctttcatactaaggcatcatcagtttcattactttagttcatcaagccttctttcatactaaggcatcatcattaacaaagaggtttttattcaagatttaggattcaatagtctcatcatgcttattttatcataattacataatcacattcatgcaagcatacaattaagcatatagaagggtttacaacactacccaatacatatcattcgctattaagagtttactatgaatagcataaaaaccataacctacctccaccgaagattagtgatcacgCAAGCAAGTTCCTCacgctttgttcttcttctcgtttctcctctttctcgttcgatcctctctctctctttgttctttctatttttcttattcaaatcctctttcttttaccctaattatcatataattaagtataaaagatggcaatagtaacccactaattaactcaaggttacctcttttaacccccaagtaattgagttattaatattaaaccactaaatttataatttaagtaacggaaatttaaatacttcaacatgaataacataataatataaaacacataagtaaaatattatgtaaaatattaaCAGAATTCATTCCCAAACTAAAAGATCAAGCATCAGTTTCGATCTCCAACGAAATCATCAATTTCCGTATGAGTAATGTCACCAAGGCCATCAAAGCATCATCCTTTAAAGTCAAATTTGCTTCAACATCcttatcatatttttgagatGTTTCCGGTTTATCATCATTCAATCCATACAAAGATTTCtgaagctttattgaacaaGTTTCTCTTGAATCTTTGTATGCTTCAGGCACTTTGAATGCTTcaggaattttcatgaaaatgttgtggtCCAATGAGCCATATAGATAGGTTGTGATAACGTCCATTAGACacatttcaagtttttcatgagCTGCCAGATTTATGAGATATCTGAAGGTGATTGCATCTACCATTGAAGAATATGTCTCCATATAATCAATGTCAGGCCTTTGAGAAAAACCTTGAGCAACGAGTCGGACCTTATATCTCACGACTTCACCTTTTTCACTTCTTTTTCGTATAAAAATCCATTTGTACTCCACTGGCTTGATATCTTCAGGTGTTCGGATTATTAAATCGAAAACTTCATGTTTTtcatccaaaaggatgaattctccaaaaaccacaggtgcggacgacatcaaaaaggatgcagcacaacgtggaactttttcttagcagcgaactgggacacagtccaaagaggaatatcacactcttaggacgcgagcagaggagcgacttccaccacgaTCGAACCACCCCTCTCGAGGCACGCGGGTCTCTCTTTAGTTATGTTAGTTTCAGTCTCGCAtccaaaaatttcaatttatcgAAAGCAAGTTTCCAATTTGAATGACAACAcgccaagagctttggaaattatgtccgtgtaagttcttaattatgggcgtgaagcgcgccacattcacggttaagaggttacaagcctccttttcatactcgttaatttgtcacttgtctcaaaccaaaggttatctagcataatagatttccttttccaccgatcgagtcgaactacacacagcctgatcccgaaggtttaagggtatgtaggcgaattcaatgttgaaaactcggctgtattccaacattcgctctcaAATTCTACTCTCAAGCATTTCGATACCTCCAAAATTTGGTATAGAGGTggcttttgattttttcaaaatcatgcggtaaatcaagcttatcgaactacaagtggcctgaattctcatatagcctgagatatgtaggagaccCGTTTGCgagggttcggccataattcctaaaccctTTGTCGACACCTTCTTTAAAAGATGAATGGGGCtggtcaaaattggttcggtcaatttcattttcctcgagttgtttgcatcaacccaagtaaaatgagagacagttgttgacacccaattttgacccgcgtcgGTGTAAATTAATTATCAAGCTTCgtgaatttttcaaattatttaaattaattagttttataaatcttgcgaaaatataaaaaaaaataagaaaatatatatatatatatatatatatatatatatatatatatatatatatatatatatatatatatatatataatacatgtatttttgATGTTTTACCATAATTTTAGATAGtacattttttacataattatgtatacaaGTAGTATATCATACGATTATTCAAAAaccatcaaaaatatatatctaaatgttttattaaactagtctaatttaaattataattgtacATGATTGAAGCACTTTTTGCGATTATATAACTAAATGAAGAAGCTCGTTAATTGGTTAATGTGAAATTCGTCATTTTATTTAGTTATCTATTTAAATCCAATTCCCTTCCCAGGCCCATTCCTTCTTCCCAACCCCTTTTCCCCTTAAGTCCCAGCAGCCCACAATATTCCCCAATATTCCAGGCCCAATTTTCCCTCAGCCCAAACCAAAGTAAAAGAACAGCCCAAATGCCCAACCCATTAAATATTCTCATCCAACCCAACCCTTTAAACTTATAACCCGACCCAGAACCCGCTCCGACCCGACCCGAATCCCTTTCCCCTTTCTTCCTCCCTCACCCCACGCGACCCCCTCCCCCAAAACAGAAACCCAGAATAGCAAAAGAAACGTCCAAAACAGAAGCCAGCCACGCGACAATAGTCTCCCCACGCGTTTCCCCCACGCTCTCTCCCTCGTCTCCCTCACGCTCTCTCCCTCAAACACCCACGCGACCCCCTCCCACACTCTCTCCCCTCCTCTCTTTCCCTCCCCCCACGCAAACCCAGCAATTCCCAGAACACCAACAAAAACCCCACCCCCAGACGTGAAACTCGCGTCTCCTCACGCTCTCTCCTCCTTTCGTTCCTCCTCTCTTTATCATGCGTGGATGGAAAGAGTCCGCAACGGAAACCTGCATCTTCCCTTGTCGTTTCTCGTGCAGGTCTAGAAGGCTAAAAAGTTGTCCTTGGTAACGAGATGGCGCCACGAAGCTCGCGAGGACATCAAAGTAATCTGGGTCGTCCACCTTGTCACCTGTCTGTTCGAATGGGACGAATTTGAGAGCATATTCCCTCAGATTCGAATAAAAATTCGAATTTCGAATTCGAATGGGCCGAAATACGCATTCCCCGCCTTCCCTTCGAAACCCTAAATTGTTCTTCTATTTAAACCCCCATTCTCGTCAGTTTGGGGGTTGGTTTTTCGGATTGGAAAAAATCTGGGTTAGCGATTTGGGTGAGAGATTTTTGtcgaaaaaaattaagagaggTTGAAACTTCGGTTAGACTTTTGGGTTGGGAAATTTTTCTCTAAGATTTGGAGAGTTT contains these protein-coding regions:
- the LOC138337870 gene encoding uncharacterized protein, whose product is MFNDVFYPVDINNPDDEIGIGEGEGEGEGSKMTLSLDENGRFQYFFVSYAAWIIGFQEMRKVIAVDGTFLMRKYGGVLLSAVAQNAENHIFSVAFCVMDNNCDASYEYFFQNMRSSLDDTDELCIIFDRHPSIRKMVSRIYPASHYECCMRHLGENVRNNFHNSKVVSHFYKAAKAYDICEFNDNFNQIRDLVPKAVEALEHIEFHTWSRAFFPGNRYNIMTSNITESEICIVISPEACGIGALRK